Part of the Haloarchaeobius litoreus genome is shown below.
GGGGCCGAGGCCGAGCTCGTCCGCGGGGATGCGGACGTGCTGGCCCGCGTCGAGGACGAAGCCGTCGTCGTCCCACCGCTGGAGCGTGCCGACGTACGTCTCGCCCGCCTCGAGCTGGGGCAGTATCTCGCCGTACGCCTCGGCGAGCACGTTCCGGGCCGCGACCGCGTCGGGGCCCTCCAGCGTCACGGTCGGGAAGTCGTCGTGTCTGATTCCCAGTTCGTACTCGACGTCGAGGTCGCCGACCTCGTTGTCGACCAGCGCGCGCAGTGCGTCCATCGACCGGTCTCGCGCGTCGCCCTGAACGTACACCTTTGTTGCGAGGACGACCATTATGCGCTCGCGTCCACGTTCAGTTCGTCACGGAGCTCCGCGATGCGCTCCTCCATCGCCGTGACCAGCATCTCGTTGTCCATCGACTCCACCGGCGAGCCACACTCGGGGCACTCGAAGCCGAAGTCCATCGCCTCACCGAACTCGAATCGGATGGAGCAGACCTCACAGAGGTAGAACTCGTGGTTGCGCTCGTACTCGTTTCGTTCCGCGAGCGTGTCGAGCAGTCGGTACATCTCCTCCTCCAGGTTCTCCGGGATGTTGTCGTACTTGAACGTCCAGAGGTACGTCAGCCAGCCGGAGTCCTCGTCACGGAGCCGTCGGTACGAGGCGAGGTCGTTCTCGTAGAGGATGAACAGGGCCCGGCGCACGTCGTTGAGCTCCAGGTCCAGTTCCTCTGCGAGTTCCTCGTCGGTGACCTCGCCGTCCGGCGGGGCGGCCGCGACCGGCATGCCCTTCGGACCGACCAGCTCGTGGAGGTACTTTTGGATGACAGGGTCTTCCAGGAGCTCCTCAAAAGCCATTGTCGTAATTCGGGGCTCTCACGCGTTTAAAAGTACCGCTCCGCCCCCGTGCGGGCGTGGGGATGACAGACAGGTGTCGCCCGTCACGTGGTCGCGGCACCGCCGCGACGGTGGAAGCCTCGCTCGTCGCCCGTCTGGGTGCCTCGGTCGCCGCCTGTCAGGGGTCGGGGTCGAAGATGTCGGGCTCCGGCGAGCCGTTCACCTGGATGACGCCCATCATGCCCTTCCGGGCGACCCTGGTGAGGGCATGGTCGACCAGCTTGATCGGCTCGGGGACCGGCGTGTCGATCTCCGCGCAGGCGACGGTGCCGGGCGCGACCGGCGCGGTTTCGACGTAGTGCTCGGGCTCGTTCGCAAGCGCGCCGTCCCGGTAGAAGTCCGTCCAGACGTTCCCGATGGCGTGCCACGAGCTGGTGAGGTTCGGGCCGCCGTTGGACATGAAGATGCGGACGCGGTCACCCTTGTCCACCTCCACCGGGCCGTAGCCGTTCCCGGTGAAGGCGTACGCCTCGCCGTTGTAGACGACGTAGCTCGGCTCCTCCTTCTTCATCGCCTCGAAGTCGAAGGCGTGGTGGCCCTCCTCGCCCGCTGCCTTGTCGGTGTAGATCTCGTGCTGGCCGAAGTAGAACTCGTGGTCCACCTCGGGCAGCCCCT
Proteins encoded:
- a CDS encoding transcription factor — translated: MAFEELLEDPVIQKYLHELVGPKGMPVAAAPPDGEVTDEELAEELDLELNDVRRALFILYENDLASYRRLRDEDSGWLTYLWTFKYDNIPENLEEEMYRLLDTLAERNEYERNHEFYLCEVCSIRFEFGEAMDFGFECPECGSPVESMDNEMLVTAMEERIAELRDELNVDASA